One Deinococcus depolymerans genomic region harbors:
- a CDS encoding riboflavin synthase: protein MFTGIIEQVGVIARTSENEGNLTVTIQPARMWADVELGESIAVNGTCLTVTTWDAAGFTVDLSRETLAKTAPHWREGVKVNLERAMTAQARFGGHVVSGHVDGVGTVLRVDARPGAYTMTVRAAPHLARYLVPKGSVTVDGVSLTVVDAGGPAGSRADLRPDEFTLWLVPHTLEVTTLHTWAAGTQVNLEADQMAKYVERLILMRDWTPEQEVTA, encoded by the coding sequence ATGTTTACTGGAATCATCGAACAGGTGGGCGTCATTGCCCGCACCAGCGAGAACGAAGGGAACCTGACCGTCACCATCCAGCCCGCCCGCATGTGGGCGGACGTGGAACTGGGCGAGAGCATCGCCGTGAACGGCACCTGCCTGACCGTGACCACCTGGGACGCGGCGGGCTTCACCGTGGACCTCAGCCGCGAGACACTCGCCAAGACCGCGCCGCACTGGCGGGAGGGCGTGAAGGTGAACCTGGAGCGTGCCATGACCGCCCAGGCGCGCTTCGGTGGCCACGTCGTGAGCGGGCACGTGGACGGCGTGGGCACGGTCCTGCGCGTGGACGCCCGGCCCGGCGCGTACACCATGACCGTCCGCGCCGCGCCGCACCTCGCCCGTTACCTCGTGCCGAAGGGCAGCGTCACGGTGGACGGCGTGAGCCTGACCGTCGTGGACGCCGGTGGCCCCGCCGGCAGCCGCGCGGACCTGCGCCCGGACGAGTTCACGCTGTGGCTCGTGCCGCACACGCTGGAGGTCACCACCCTGCACACCTGGGCGGCGGGCACGCAGGTGAATCTGGAGGCCGACCAGATGGCGAAATACGTGGAACGACTGATCCTGATGCGCGACTGGACGCCCGAGCAGGAGGTGACGGCATGA
- the ribD gene encoding bifunctional diaminohydroxyphosphoribosylaminopyrimidine deaminase/5-amino-6-(5-phosphoribosylamino)uracil reductase RibD, giving the protein MTLALAEAARGLGRTAPNPPVGCVIVQGDELVGRGFHPRAGEPHAEVFALQGAGERARGATAYVTLEPCSHHGRTPPCADALIAAGVRRVVVAALDPNPLVAGRGVQRLRDAGIEVTVGVLEAGAVRQQAGFRSAVVRGRPWVVAKYAMTLDGKVAALNEANGAVSGPQARERTMRWRDELDAIAVGSGTLGLDDPALTTRGVPGGRDPRPVVFDRRAASDPQARAWRDGAVLVTAPDADAAAHEAAGITVQRASSLPDALSGLAGLGIGSVLLEGGPTLLSAFFAQGLVDEVRVFVSPNLLGAGLSPLTGPARPMHEAQALRDVTVETLGPDVLITGLLHDIPRV; this is encoded by the coding sequence ATGACGCTTGCGCTGGCGGAGGCTGCCCGAGGACTGGGCCGCACCGCGCCGAATCCCCCCGTGGGCTGCGTGATCGTGCAAGGCGATGAATTGGTGGGGAGGGGCTTCCACCCGAGGGCCGGTGAGCCGCACGCGGAGGTGTTCGCCCTGCAAGGCGCGGGCGAGCGGGCGCGTGGCGCCACCGCCTACGTGACCCTGGAACCGTGCAGCCACCACGGGCGCACGCCGCCCTGCGCGGACGCGCTGATCGCGGCGGGCGTGCGGCGCGTGGTCGTGGCGGCGCTGGACCCCAACCCGCTGGTGGCGGGACGCGGCGTGCAGAGGCTGCGGGACGCCGGGATCGAGGTCACGGTGGGCGTGCTGGAGGCCGGGGCCGTGCGGCAGCAGGCGGGCTTCCGCAGCGCAGTGGTGCGGGGTCGCCCGTGGGTGGTGGCGAAGTACGCCATGACCCTGGACGGCAAGGTGGCCGCGCTGAACGAGGCCAACGGCGCGGTCAGCGGCCCGCAGGCCCGCGAGCGCACCATGCGCTGGCGTGACGAACTGGACGCCATCGCGGTCGGCAGCGGCACGCTGGGGCTGGACGACCCGGCCCTCACGACGCGCGGCGTGCCGGGTGGGCGTGACCCGCGCCCCGTGGTGTTCGACCGCCGCGCGGCGAGCGACCCGCAGGCCCGCGCGTGGCGCGACGGCGCGGTGCTCGTGACCGCCCCGGACGCCGACGCGGCCGCGCACGAGGCCGCCGGGATCACCGTGCAGCGCGCTTCCTCGCTGCCGGACGCCCTGAGCGGACTGGCGGGCCTGGGCATCGGCAGCGTGCTGCTCGAGGGCGGCCCGACCCTCCTGAGTGCCTTCTTCGCGCAGGGACTGGTGGACGAGGTCAGGGTGTTCGTGTCCCCGAACCTCCTCGGCGCGGGCCTGAGCCCCCTGACTGGCCCCGCGCGCCCCATGCACGAGGCGCAGGCCTTGCGGGACGTGACGGTCGAGACCCTCGGCCCGGACGTCCTGATCACCGGTCTGCTGCACGACATCCCGCGCGTCTAG
- a CDS encoding SDR family oxidoreductase, with protein sequence MTTILVTGGSGVLGRALLPALEGRADVRVLSRHADPRPAFRQGDLQTGAGLADALRGVDTVIHAASQPSRPQADIEMTGVLLAAAREAGVRHVVYVSIVGCDRVRAFPYYRAKTQAEALVAAGGVPFTVVRAAQFHEFVAFLLSRLTRAPLLPLPGLPLQPVDVHAAAAQIAQVALEAPQGRAPDIVGPQVIPLPELARTWADATGARTRLVPIPAARRFTPLTRPDLSGVGRTWAQWLAQEATRPNPYAG encoded by the coding sequence ATGACAACGATTCTCGTGACCGGAGGCAGCGGCGTGCTGGGCCGCGCCCTGCTGCCTGCCCTGGAGGGCCGCGCGGACGTGCGCGTCCTGTCCCGCCACGCCGACCCCCGCCCCGCCTTCCGGCAGGGTGACCTGCAGACCGGCGCGGGCCTGGCGGACGCGCTGCGCGGCGTGGACACCGTCATTCACGCCGCCAGCCAGCCGTCGCGGCCCCAGGCGGACATCGAGATGACCGGCGTGCTCCTCGCGGCAGCGCGGGAGGCGGGCGTGCGGCACGTCGTGTACGTCAGCATCGTGGGCTGCGACCGGGTGCGGGCCTTCCCGTACTACCGCGCCAAGACCCAGGCCGAAGCGCTGGTCGCGGCGGGCGGCGTGCCGTTCACGGTGGTGCGCGCTGCGCAGTTCCACGAGTTCGTGGCGTTCCTGCTGTCCCGCCTGACCCGCGCGCCGCTGCTGCCCCTGCCGGGCCTGCCCCTCCAGCCGGTGGACGTCCACGCCGCCGCCGCGCAGATCGCTCAGGTCGCGCTGGAAGCCCCGCAGGGCCGCGCCCCGGACATCGTCGGTCCGCAGGTCATCCCCCTGCCGGAACTGGCCCGCACTTGGGCCGACGCGACCGGTGCACGCACCCGCCTCGTGCCTATCCCGGCCGCGCGGCGCTTCACGCCCCTGACCCGCCCGGACCTGAGCGGCGTGGGCCGCACCTGGGCGCAGTGGCTCGCGCAGGAGGCCACGCGCCCCAACCCCTACGCGGGCTGA
- a CDS encoding Sir2 family NAD-dependent protein deacetylase, with product MDLAAARAALQAASRVAVLTGAGVSAESGIPTFRDAQTGHWARFKPQDLASPPAYRRDPEMVWEWYAGRYRDVLAAQPNGAHDLLARLEAQKGPGFFLATQNVDGLHHRAGSGTHGGRVVELHGNLLSGRDEVTGQTFPLAAPAELVTPPTSPLGNRMRPNVVWFGEYLPEEALEAAQDAFAAAQVALVIGTSGAVYPAAGLAAETLRRGGIAIEINPTDTEISHQMTYTIRDVASRGLAALLE from the coding sequence ATGGATCTCGCTGCTGCCCGCGCCGCCCTGCAAGCCGCCTCTCGCGTCGCCGTGCTGACCGGCGCGGGCGTCAGTGCCGAGAGCGGCATTCCCACCTTCCGGGACGCGCAGACCGGGCACTGGGCGCGCTTCAAACCTCAGGACCTCGCCAGTCCGCCCGCCTACCGCCGCGACCCCGAGATGGTGTGGGAGTGGTACGCGGGCCGCTACCGCGACGTGCTCGCCGCGCAGCCCAACGGCGCGCACGACCTGCTGGCACGACTGGAAGCGCAGAAGGGGCCGGGGTTCTTCCTCGCCACGCAGAACGTGGACGGCCTGCACCACCGCGCGGGCAGCGGCACGCACGGCGGGCGGGTCGTGGAACTGCACGGCAACCTCCTCAGCGGCCGGGACGAGGTGACGGGGCAGACGTTCCCCCTCGCCGCGCCCGCTGAACTGGTCACGCCGCCCACCTCCCCGCTCGGGAACCGCATGCGGCCCAACGTCGTCTGGTTCGGCGAGTACCTTCCCGAGGAGGCCCTAGAGGCCGCGCAGGACGCCTTCGCCGCCGCGCAGGTCGCGCTGGTCATCGGCACGAGCGGCGCCGTGTACCCCGCCGCCGGACTGGCCGCCGAGACCCTCCGGCGCGGCGGGATCGCCATCGAGATCAACCCCACCGACACTGAGATCTCGCACCAGATGACCTACACCATCCGGGACGTCGCGTCACGCGGACTCGCAGCGCTACTCGAATGA
- a CDS encoding RNA 2'-phosphotransferase, with translation MTDHALSRRLSYLLRHAPHEAGLTLAPGGWVPLAPLLLHLNVTRAQVEAVVAGSDKQRFSLRGDHIRANQGHSVPVDLQLEPAIPPARLYHGTHAGALSAIREGGLRPMDRHHVHLSPDPDTARRVGARRGVPVVLTVRAGEMHAAGHGFSVSENGVWLADMVPPAYIDGA, from the coding sequence ATGACCGACCACGCCCTCTCCAGACGCCTCTCGTACCTGCTGCGTCACGCCCCACACGAGGCGGGCCTGACCCTCGCGCCCGGCGGCTGGGTGCCGCTCGCGCCGCTGCTGCTGCACCTGAACGTCACCCGCGCACAGGTCGAGGCTGTGGTCGCGGGCAGCGATAAGCAACGCTTCAGTCTGCGCGGCGACCACATCCGCGCCAACCAGGGACACAGCGTTCCCGTCGACCTGCAACTCGAACCCGCCATCCCACCCGCGCGGCTGTATCACGGCACGCACGCGGGTGCCCTCTCCGCCATCCGCGAGGGGGGACTGCGGCCCATGGACCGCCATCACGTCCACCTCTCGCCCGACCCCGATACTGCCCGGCGTGTCGGTGCGCGGCGCGGCGTCCCTGTCGTCCTCACCGTCCGGGCAGGGGAGATGCACGCCGCCGGACACGGGTTCTCCGTCAGCGAGAACGGCGTGTGGCTGGCGGACATGGTGCCACCCGCGTACATAGACGGTGCATAG
- a CDS encoding carboxypeptidase M32 — protein sequence MTQHETWAALRAHWQELADLGGIGALLGWDQSTYLPRGGSAGRARQQALLSGLRHARATDAGYGRLLDAAGALDLGPTEARMLAVARRDFERATRLPAAFVRASAQHAGESYAAWVEARPANDWARMVPLLERTLDLSVQRAAYFPEFSDPMDFFVDASDEGMTAAQVDAVFAELRAALVPLVDAVAAAPAPRMDFLAREYPIATQLRLGEEVGALYGYDFTRGRQDLTAHPFMTRLGARDVRITTRAQLADPTDALYSTLHEVGHALYEQGVAEDLLDTPLGGGVSAGVHESQSRLWENLVGRSRAFWAGQFGRFRDAFPEQLADVTEEEMFRAVNVVRRSLIRTDADELTYNLHVITRYELERQLLGGTLAVSDLADAWHAAYETNLGLRAPSHVDGVLQDVHWFSGGIGGVFQGYTLGNVLSAQFYAAAQAANPDLDADIARGEFSRLHGWLREHVYAPGRTFTPNELVERATGQGMTAAPYLAYLRGKYAGLYGLS from the coding sequence ATGACACAGCATGAGACGTGGGCAGCGCTGCGGGCGCACTGGCAGGAGCTGGCGGACCTGGGTGGAATTGGGGCGCTGCTGGGGTGGGATCAGAGTACGTACCTGCCGCGTGGGGGGTCGGCGGGGCGGGCGCGGCAGCAGGCGCTGCTGTCGGGGCTACGGCACGCGCGGGCGACGGATGCGGGGTACGGGCGGTTGCTGGACGCGGCGGGCGCGCTGGATCTGGGCCCCACGGAGGCGCGGATGCTGGCGGTGGCGCGTCGGGACTTCGAGCGGGCGACGCGCCTTCCGGCGGCGTTCGTGCGGGCGTCGGCGCAGCATGCCGGGGAGAGTTACGCGGCGTGGGTGGAGGCGCGGCCCGCGAACGACTGGGCGCGGATGGTGCCGCTGCTGGAGCGGACGCTGGACCTGAGTGTGCAGCGGGCCGCCTACTTCCCGGAGTTCTCGGACCCGATGGATTTCTTCGTGGACGCCTCGGACGAGGGCATGACGGCCGCGCAGGTGGACGCGGTGTTCGCGGAGTTGCGCGCGGCGCTGGTGCCGCTGGTGGACGCGGTCGCGGCGGCCCCGGCACCCCGGATGGACTTCCTGGCGCGTGAGTACCCGATTGCCACGCAGTTGCGGCTGGGTGAGGAGGTCGGGGCGCTGTACGGGTACGATTTCACGCGGGGGCGGCAGGACCTGACGGCGCATCCGTTCATGACGCGGCTGGGCGCGCGGGACGTGCGGATCACGACGCGGGCGCAACTGGCGGACCCCACGGACGCGCTGTACTCCACGCTGCACGAGGTCGGGCACGCGCTGTACGAGCAGGGCGTGGCGGAGGACCTGCTGGACACGCCGCTGGGCGGAGGGGTGAGTGCCGGGGTGCACGAGAGTCAGTCGCGGCTGTGGGAGAACCTGGTGGGCCGCTCGCGGGCGTTCTGGGCGGGGCAGTTCGGGCGCTTTCGGGACGCCTTCCCCGAGCAACTGGCCGACGTGACCGAGGAGGAGATGTTCCGCGCGGTGAACGTGGTGCGCCGCAGCCTGATCCGCACGGACGCCGACGAGCTGACGTACAACCTGCACGTGATCACCCGCTACGAGCTGGAGCGGCAGCTGCTGGGCGGCACGCTGGCGGTCTCTGATCTGGCGGACGCGTGGCACGCGGCGTACGAGACGAACCTGGGCCTGCGTGCCCCGAGTCACGTGGACGGCGTGTTGCAGGACGTGCACTGGTTCAGCGGCGGGATCGGCGGGGTGTTCCAGGGGTACACGCTGGGGAACGTGCTGAGCGCGCAGTTCTACGCGGCGGCGCAGGCGGCGAACCCGGACCTGGACGCGGACATCGCGCGGGGCGAGTTCAGCCGGCTGCACGGCTGGCTGCGTGAACACGTGTACGCGCCGGGCCGGACGTTCACGCCGAACGAACTGGTGGAACGCGCGACCGGGCAGGGCATGACGGCCGCGCCGTACCTCGCGTACCTGCGCGGGAAGTACGCAGGGCTGTACGGCCTGAGCTGA
- a CDS encoding esterase-like activity of phytase family protein — protein MKALMVRLSAALLLGVGAAQAVTLAGYAELPADTFAPGPASGAWRDGLRGQARFQGQPVQGFSGVQFAPDGTYLFLSDNGFGAKNNSADSLLRLYRLTLTPKTAPTGTGKVEVGAFVGLRDPERRVPWQIVNEASPERLLTGADFDPEGFVVAPDGTLWVGDEFGPYLLHFSADGVLLDAPMPTPNLPGLPTLTGRPPIVIGHRGSSGTRPEHTLEAYRVAIEAGADFIEPDLVVTKDGVLVARHEPVMAVLDGSGKVTEATTDVATRPEFAGRVKTKKLDGQDVTGYWVEDFTLTELKTLRAVERLPALRGRTFDGQFEVPTLSEIIALIRDTETRTGRRVGLYPETKHPTFMAAQTGVNTSQLLIDTLKKEGFTDPARVFIQSFETTNLRDLNSTIMPAAGVKLPLVQLLGGQTGAPYDLSARRDPRQNADLTTPEGLRDIATYASGIGPSKGWIIDGKGQTTDFVTRAHAAGLLVHPYTFRNEPTFLPAQYANNPEAEMRQAIQAGVDGLFTDFPATGAKVVAEYAAPEVRSPQHPAFTQGGSSSAATLGSSGGFEGLTLSPDGKTLYALLEKTVAGDTPGQLRLHAIDLATQKWTLTGRYPLDAPGNAIGDITPVNASELIVIERDGGSGDAARTKRLYRVSLTDRNADGTLKKTLLADLLNIADPQGLAPSTTGGVFRFPYVTIENVIVLDATTVLVANDNNYPGTGGRGAAVKDTNEFIWLKLDAPLTLAPGVGRR, from the coding sequence GTGAAAGCCCTCATGGTCCGCCTGTCGGCCGCGCTGCTGCTGGGCGTGGGGGCCGCGCAGGCCGTCACGCTGGCCGGGTACGCGGAACTGCCCGCCGATACCTTCGCGCCCGGCCCGGCCAGCGGCGCCTGGAGGGACGGCCTGCGCGGTCAGGCGCGCTTTCAGGGGCAGCCGGTGCAGGGCTTCAGCGGCGTGCAGTTCGCGCCGGACGGCACGTACCTGTTCCTGAGCGACAACGGGTTCGGCGCGAAGAACAACAGCGCCGACTCCCTGCTGCGCCTGTACCGCCTGACCCTCACCCCGAAGACCGCGCCCACGGGAACCGGGAAGGTGGAGGTAGGGGCGTTCGTTGGGCTGCGTGACCCGGAGCGGCGCGTGCCGTGGCAGATCGTGAACGAGGCCAGCCCGGAGCGCCTGCTGACCGGCGCGGACTTCGACCCGGAAGGCTTCGTGGTCGCGCCCGACGGGACGCTGTGGGTGGGCGACGAGTTCGGCCCGTACCTGCTGCACTTCAGCGCGGACGGCGTGCTGCTGGACGCCCCCATGCCCACCCCGAACCTGCCGGGCCTGCCCACCCTGACCGGCCGGCCGCCCATCGTGATCGGGCACCGGGGCAGCAGCGGCACCCGCCCGGAACACACCCTGGAAGCGTACCGGGTGGCGATCGAGGCGGGCGCGGACTTCATCGAGCCGGACCTGGTCGTCACGAAGGACGGCGTGCTGGTCGCCCGGCACGAACCGGTCATGGCGGTCCTGGACGGGAGCGGCAAGGTCACGGAGGCCACCACCGACGTCGCCACCCGCCCCGAGTTCGCCGGGCGCGTGAAGACCAAGAAGCTCGACGGGCAGGACGTCACGGGGTACTGGGTCGAGGATTTCACGCTGACGGAACTCAAGACCCTGCGCGCCGTGGAACGCCTCCCGGCCCTGCGCGGCCGCACCTTTGACGGGCAGTTCGAGGTGCCCACCCTGAGCGAGATCATCGCCCTGATCCGCGACACCGAGACCCGCACCGGCCGCCGGGTCGGCCTGTACCCCGAAACGAAGCACCCCACCTTCATGGCCGCGCAGACGGGCGTGAACACCTCGCAACTGCTGATCGACACCCTGAAGAAGGAAGGCTTTACAGACCCGGCGCGCGTGTTCATCCAGTCCTTCGAGACCACCAATCTGCGCGACCTGAACAGCACCATCATGCCCGCCGCCGGCGTGAAACTCCCGCTGGTGCAGCTGCTGGGCGGCCAGACCGGCGCGCCCTACGACCTGAGCGCCCGCCGGGACCCCCGCCAGAACGCCGACCTGACCACCCCCGAGGGCCTGCGCGACATCGCCACGTACGCCAGCGGCATCGGCCCCAGCAAGGGCTGGATCATCGACGGCAAGGGGCAGACCACCGACTTCGTGACCCGCGCGCACGCCGCCGGGCTGCTCGTCCACCCGTACACCTTCCGGAACGAACCCACCTTCCTGCCCGCCCAGTACGCCAACAACCCAGAAGCCGAGATGCGGCAGGCCATTCAGGCGGGCGTGGACGGACTGTTCACCGACTTCCCCGCCACCGGCGCGAAAGTGGTCGCCGAGTACGCCGCGCCCGAAGTCCGCAGCCCCCAGCACCCCGCCTTCACGCAGGGCGGCAGCAGCAGCGCCGCCACGCTGGGCAGCAGCGGCGGCTTCGAGGGCCTGACCCTCAGCCCCGACGGGAAGACCCTGTACGCCCTGCTGGAAAAAACCGTGGCTGGCGACACGCCCGGCCAGCTGCGCCTGCACGCCATCGACCTCGCCACGCAGAAGTGGACGCTGACTGGCCGTTACCCGCTCGACGCGCCCGGCAACGCCATCGGTGACATCACGCCCGTGAACGCCTCGGAACTGATCGTGATTGAGCGCGACGGCGGCAGCGGCGACGCCGCCCGCACCAAACGCCTCTACCGCGTCAGCCTGACCGACCGCAACGCCGACGGCACCCTGAAGAAGACCCTGCTGGCCGACCTGCTGAACATCGCCGACCCGCAGGGCCTGGCGCCCAGCACGACCGGCGGCGTGTTCCGCTTCCCGTACGTGACCATCGAGAACGTCATCGTGCTCGACGCCACCACCGTCCTCGTCGCCAACGACAACAACTACCCCGGCACCGGCGGGCGCGGCGCGGCCGTGAAGGACACCAACGAGTTCATCTGGCTGAAACTCGACGCGCCCCTGACCCTCGCGCCCGGCGTCGGCCGCCGCTGA
- a CDS encoding carbohydrate ABC transporter permease, whose translation MAVKHPAAPPARADRAAPRSRRARGVWVTHAALILAILIISAPLIFAVIKSTQTSSVVLSPSLLPGGAFFQNLSGVWEDAHLGRYMRNSLVVAVCVTAGKTTLALLAALAFVYFRFPLKGAAFTLVLLSLMLPTEVLIIALFDLVSRDLKWANTYAAIIVPFLASATGTFLFRQHFLSIPTSLADAARIDGCGPLRYLTHILIPMSTNTIGALAVIQFVYAWDQYIWPLVIMQQDDKQVVQVGLRKLIEVGGQTDWGAVMAGAVITALPPLIVFTALQKQFSRGFALTEDK comes from the coding sequence ATGGCAGTTAAGCACCCGGCCGCGCCGCCCGCCCGCGCTGACCGCGCCGCCCCCCGCTCCCGCCGCGCGCGGGGCGTGTGGGTCACGCACGCCGCGTTGATCCTGGCGATCCTGATCATCAGTGCGCCCCTGATCTTCGCGGTCATCAAGAGCACCCAGACGTCCAGCGTCGTCCTGAGCCCCAGCCTGCTGCCCGGCGGCGCGTTCTTCCAGAACCTCTCGGGCGTGTGGGAGGACGCGCACCTGGGCCGCTACATGCGCAACAGCCTCGTGGTGGCCGTGTGCGTCACGGCCGGAAAGACCACCCTGGCCCTGCTGGCCGCGCTGGCATTCGTGTACTTCCGCTTTCCGTTGAAGGGCGCGGCGTTCACGCTGGTCCTGCTGTCCCTGATGCTGCCCACCGAGGTGCTGATCATCGCGCTGTTCGATCTGGTCAGCCGCGACCTGAAGTGGGCGAACACGTACGCCGCGATCATCGTGCCGTTCCTGGCCAGCGCGACCGGCACGTTCCTGTTCCGGCAGCACTTCCTGAGCATCCCCACCAGCCTCGCCGACGCCGCCCGCATCGACGGGTGCGGCCCGCTGCGGTACCTGACGCACATCCTGATTCCCATGAGCACCAACACCATCGGCGCGCTGGCCGTCATTCAGTTCGTGTACGCCTGGGATCAGTACATCTGGCCGCTGGTGATCATGCAGCAGGACGACAAGCAGGTCGTGCAGGTGGGCCTGCGCAAACTGATCGAGGTGGGCGGCCAGACCGACTGGGGCGCCGTGATGGCCGGCGCCGTCATCACGGCCCTGCCGCCCCTGATCGTGTTCACGGCCCTGCAGAAGCAGTTCAGCCGGGGCTTCGCGCTCACCGAGGACAAGTAG
- a CDS encoding sugar ABC transporter permease — protein MLSPARSRPTPDAGESAVFRGRALPWVFLLPSLLILAVFIYLPALQTLRLAAYRANVILGTEQFVGLANFAELLSSPAYRQVALQTLVFTVLTVTFGLLLSLGLAWLASRPVRGASTYRLLLIYPYALSPAIAGTLWLFLFNPEIGVVNALLGELFGVRPRWLDTPVLAFGLVTLAAIWKGLAYNIVFYLASIQNLPGDVMEAAEIDGATPAQVFWRVAFPLLSPITFFLVFTNIIAALFDSFALTDILTRGGPYTGNAGATTFLVYQLYQDGFVNFKTGAAAAQAALMLALVAFVTWMQFRLGERRVHYGS, from the coding sequence ATGCTGAGTCCCGCCCGTTCCCGCCCCACCCCGGACGCCGGGGAGAGCGCCGTGTTCCGGGGCCGCGCCCTGCCGTGGGTGTTCCTGCTGCCCAGCCTACTGATCCTGGCGGTGTTCATCTACCTGCCGGCCCTGCAGACGCTCAGGCTGGCCGCGTACCGCGCGAACGTGATCCTGGGCACCGAGCAGTTCGTGGGCCTCGCCAATTTCGCCGAGTTGCTGTCCAGTCCCGCGTACCGGCAGGTGGCGCTCCAGACGCTGGTGTTCACGGTCCTGACCGTCACGTTCGGGCTGCTGCTGTCCCTGGGACTGGCGTGGCTCGCCAGCCGTCCCGTGCGCGGCGCGAGTACGTACCGCCTGCTGCTGATCTACCCCTACGCCCTGAGCCCCGCCATTGCCGGGACGCTGTGGCTGTTCCTGTTCAACCCGGAGATCGGCGTGGTGAACGCCCTGCTGGGCGAACTGTTCGGCGTGCGCCCCCGCTGGCTGGACACGCCCGTCCTGGCGTTCGGGCTGGTCACGCTGGCCGCCATCTGGAAGGGCCTGGCGTACAACATCGTGTTCTACCTCGCCAGCATCCAGAACCTGCCGGGCGACGTGATGGAAGCCGCCGAGATCGACGGCGCGACCCCCGCGCAGGTGTTCTGGCGCGTGGCGTTCCCGCTGCTGAGTCCCATCACGTTCTTCCTGGTGTTCACGAACATCATCGCGGCGCTGTTCGACTCGTTCGCCCTGACGGACATCCTCACGCGCGGCGGGCCGTACACCGGGAATGCCGGGGCGACCACGTTCCTGGTGTACCAGCTGTACCAGGACGGCTTCGTGAACTTCAAGACCGGCGCGGCCGCCGCGCAGGCCGCCCTGATGCTGGCGCTGGTGGCGTTCGTCACCTGGATGCAGTTCCGGCTGGGCGAGCGGCGGGTGCACTATGGCAGTTAA
- a CDS encoding ABC transporter substrate-binding protein encodes MNRILLTAALLGLTNASLASAQTTVEFWHSFGDAKRSGWIQARADEYNRTHSGVKVVPSYKGSYNDSLQATILAARQGKAPALVQIFEVGSQLALDSGAFQPVSSVRNVDFSDYIKPVINYYTIGGKVNSLPFNSSSPVLYFNQDLMKKAGLNPKQPPTTYGGLLGACQKIEAAKLDATCFGMSLNGWFIEQWMAQQGAPLLNNGNGRQGRATATNLDSKAAKNIFTFFKTMQDRRYYTYTGKLEDWDGSDAIFTNQKAVFHITSTADIGNIRDAAKKAGFSVGVGVLPIADGSKRNGVVIGGASLWISKGVSKAQAEGALDFALYMTNTQNMAEWHKLTGYYPVRQSSIELLRKQGWFTQTPLQLVAFNQLTRTVPSAATAGGLNGAAIQTRRIMEEGVQKVLGGQNVDAALKETKARADAALAEYNANFK; translated from the coding sequence ATGAACCGAATACTGCTGACGGCAGCCCTGCTGGGCTTGACGAACGCTTCTCTGGCTTCCGCGCAGACCACCGTGGAATTCTGGCATTCCTTCGGGGACGCCAAACGCAGCGGCTGGATTCAGGCCCGCGCGGACGAGTACAACAGGACGCACAGCGGCGTGAAGGTCGTGCCCAGCTACAAGGGCAGCTACAACGACAGCCTGCAGGCGACCATCCTCGCCGCGCGGCAGGGCAAGGCCCCGGCCCTCGTGCAGATCTTCGAGGTCGGCAGCCAGCTGGCGCTGGACAGCGGCGCGTTCCAGCCGGTCAGCAGCGTCAGGAACGTCGATTTCAGCGATTACATCAAGCCCGTCATCAACTACTACACCATCGGCGGGAAGGTGAACAGCCTGCCGTTCAACTCCAGCAGCCCGGTCCTGTACTTCAACCAGGACCTGATGAAGAAAGCGGGCCTGAACCCCAAGCAGCCGCCCACCACGTACGGCGGCCTGCTGGGGGCCTGCCAGAAGATCGAGGCGGCGAAACTGGACGCCACCTGCTTCGGCATGAGCCTGAACGGCTGGTTCATCGAGCAGTGGATGGCGCAGCAGGGCGCGCCCCTCCTGAACAACGGCAACGGCCGCCAGGGCCGCGCGACCGCCACCAACCTCGACAGCAAAGCCGCGAAGAACATCTTCACGTTCTTCAAGACCATGCAGGACCGCCGGTACTACACCTACACCGGCAAACTGGAAGACTGGGACGGCAGCGACGCCATCTTCACGAACCAGAAGGCGGTGTTCCACATCACGTCCACCGCCGACATCGGCAACATCCGTGACGCCGCGAAGAAGGCCGGTTTCAGCGTGGGCGTGGGCGTGCTGCCCATCGCGGACGGCAGCAAACGCAACGGCGTCGTGATCGGCGGGGCCAGCCTGTGGATCAGCAAGGGCGTCAGCAAGGCGCAGGCCGAGGGCGCACTGGACTTCGCGCTGTACATGACGAACACCCAGAACATGGCCGAGTGGCACAAACTGACCGGGTACTACCCCGTGCGGCAGAGCAGCATCGAGCTGCTGCGCAAGCAGGGCTGGTTCACGCAGACGCCCCTGCAGCTCGTGGCGTTCAACCAGCTGACCCGCACCGTGCCGAGCGCCGCCACCGCCGGCGGCCTGAACGGCGCGGCCATCCAGACCCGCCGGATCATGGAAGAAGGCGTGCAGAAGGTGCTGGGCGGGCAGAACGTGGACGCCGCGCTGAAGGAAACCAAGGCCCGCGCCGACGCCGCCCTGGCCGAGTACAACGCGAACTTCAAGTAA